AAATCAAATACTAATGGACCGGAACAGTGTGTGATCCATTTCTGCAGCCCCAACATCAGCTTGTGGTTGCAAAGGCTTCTAATGAAAAAAAAAACAAGGAGATACTAAGAATACTCTTTCAAACGCAAAGTATTCTTTAGCTATTTGTTCCACATAATACTGATAGCTAAAAGTAAATTTCAGCAGAAGAAATTTTGTGTCCCCCATACTAGCACAAACACAAACACCTGCTGCAGCAATGGACACTGAAAGCCCACACAGTGCTGAATCGAATCGCCAACACTTTCCAAGAGCCAGCAAAAAAGGTCTAGATCCTGATATAACTACTTTCCGATCCTAATCAGAAGCTTGCTCGTTGTGCAAAACACCAAAAAATTACTATACATAAACAAACAAAAATCATACGAGTGGGTGTACTGCGACATAAATCCAAATTACATGGACAAAGGCCGGGTTTTGTGCAGTCCGGCGCGGCGACAGAGAACACAATGCACTGAGCAGAGGTGCAAGAGACAGAAGCTCACCCTACATGTCTCGCCAGCGACGGTCACGTGCCTCCCACAAAGAAAAAAAAACGATGGACACCCCTGAACCCGGTAGAAAAAGACCGCGACCGAGAACACATTTAAGCAGACACCTGGTGCACGACGAACAGCGCAAACTGCGATTGGCTACGAGATCCAACGGCCGAGAATTCGACCAAGAACGAAATGGAAATTCAGTCTGACCAAATTTTAGTAAAAATGCATGTTTGTAAAAGTTAGCTCAGGATGCACCAAATACCAAAATCAGTTTACAAAGCACAACCACTTAGCTTATCTGAAATAGTACAAAGCACAGCTAACCCGAATTTTAAACAAGACAACAGTAACCATACCCTTGATAATCGGATTAAACATGCAATATCTTCTCTTTTTTGCGATAGATTAAAGATATGCAACATGTTAGCGCTGGTCACTTGGTATtcgggaggaaggaggagggcggCTTGGCTGGTCGGCGATCTCGGAGACGCGGTCATGGTAGTAGGCGTGGTAGGGGTCGGAGGGCTGGAGGAAGTTGAACTTGGCGTTTCCCGGGTGGTGGCGGACGACGCGGCGCTCGAACTGGGGCCCTTTCTCGGCGACCAAGGTGGCCGTCTTCTCGATGATGACGCGGATGTCGGGCGCGGGTGGATGATCCCGACGGCGCGCGTGTGGGTGGCCGCCGTCGgcgcgggctcgggggcggcggacGAGGGGACGATCGGCGGTGGCTGCTGGTGGTGCTCGCCGCCGAGAAGCGTGAGGGCTCCCATGGGCGGCCTCGGCGGCGGCCGTGGCGAGCTGTAGAGTTTCGGCGACCGGACGAGCGGGGGTGTGGATCGGAATCGATTGGGCGGGGGCGAGAGGAGTTTGTGGGCCGTGGCGATGGGGATCCGGTCGAAGGGGTGCGGGCCGCAAATTTAAAGGCTTCGGAGGAGTCGGTTGGATTGGGTCGGTTAggttagagcaactctagcagacctcGCAAAACGCGTTTGTAGTTTGCGCAAAACCTTTTTACGGGCCGGCGAGGGCTGGCACAGATGCAGACCCCCCAAACGGACCCGTAAAAAAGTATATTCGCggaatatgcttttttacgggtcggctATGCGGGTTTTGCTCGGGCAACAGCGCAACGACCCGCAAACAGAGaaactgcaaatctgaaatttgTCATAGGGCTTCACAaacaagttcaaattcaaatgacATAAACAGTTTGCACGCGAATAAAAGCGAAGTTCATTACGCAAAAGAGGGCATGCAAAGGTATACGCCCATGTCCGGCATCATCTTGGGGGTCGATCTTCACTCGGCGCCATGGAGTCCATCTTGAAGTTCATCAACACCACCGTAGCCACCTCCGTTGCTTGTACCAACTCCCGCACCGAAATCATCCACATTGCCACCGTATGAAGCAGAGAAAACATCACCGGAACTGGCAGACGGACCGGCCGAGGCGACCATTCTCCTCTTCAAGATCTCTCTCCTTGtcatatcatgccatgttttggTGACGTCGTCCATGTCATTGCGGTTCATTGACATGATCTTGTTCTCTTCGGCGAGCAACAATGACAGCGATTTGTTTTCAGAGGCGCGTacttttctctcctcaatggCAGCTCTGCGCAGCCCCTCTTCCTTGAGCATTTGCCATTTTTCTTGCTTCTCTTTTGCCTTCTTTTCGGCCAACTCTTTCTTGATCTTCAACGACTTCAACAACATTAACTCGTTTGATTGCACCATGGCATCAATCTTCTCCCTCAAGCTCGATGCTTCTTGCTCTCTCTTTATCTTCTCTCTAGTCGTCTTGTCGCCATCGGGGTTGTTCAAATTTCTTGGGCtatcatcatcttcatcttcatccatgtttgtaagtgagCCTCTCTTTGATGGGGACTCTTTGTCGATCAACTTCCACTTGTCGCACTTTTGGAGCAACTCCCAACAATGCTCTAATTTGAAGAATCTGCCTTCCGAAGCTTCCATGTCCTTGTATCTATGTTGAGCAATCTTGTCCTACACAATGCGAACAAGATGTTGCAATCATTTTTCATGATACATAATGATGATGCACAACTTGAACAAAGGCAAAGCAAACTCACATAGTCAGACTCCACGGTGCCACTTGGAGGTGCATTGCGTACTTGCTCCAAGCAAGCTGCCCAACGGCTGCACATAGGCTTGATGTTCTCCCAACGACCTTGAAGCGACCGAAATGTGCGTGGAGTCTTGTTGGGGTAGTTTTTCATAATGCGAAAGTATTGATCTTCGATCCTTTTCCAATATCTCTTGGCGGTTACCCGTGCATGCATCAAGAGACACCGCACTCCATGCTTTGATCAAAGCTTGATCTTCCAAGATGGTGTAGTTCTTCGATCTTTGGCTTTTCCCAGCTTTTGCTTGTGAATTctcaaacgcttccgcttcgaTCTCAGCCAAGTCGTCCGCACAACCATGGTCGTCCACACCGCACTCTGTTTCATTGTAGTCGAAAGGTTTGAAGGGGGCTTGATCAATGTCAACCGCGTTCGTGTCCAACAAGTTCACGAACTCGGTTGTTGCATTGTTCGAACCACCGATGTACCGAACGATAAGAAGTCACGAGCTATCAATAAACAATGGCAAAAATGAAAGAGAATCACCGAAGTCCGAAGAGATATACCTTCCGGCCATTTCGTCAAACACCTCGCTCGCGGGGGGAGCGGCACCGTTGAATGGTATCGCCGGAGCACCTCCTTGCGGGGGGATGGAGTGAGAGGTTGAAGAAGATTTGTTCCTTGAAGTCGGAACCTTCATCCGCTTTGCGCccgcggccttgccggccttctcCGCCGCCGACCGGGATCGCACAGCGGCATTGCCGCCCGGAGCGCGGGCCATCGCGGCGGGGGCAGCCGGATTCCCGCCTTGCACAAGCACGTTGCCCTGCCACTTGCGGGCAGGCGTGGCATGTGCTTGGGCGACGCCGGCGGGGCCTACATGGCCGGCGACAAGATCCGCCCGAGGGGAAGGAGCGTGCGTGACCTCGACGGTGACGGGGGGCAGCATCGGGTCGTCCATGGCGGCGAGGGACGGCCGGGGAGGAGCGGCCGGAGCttcggaggggggggggggggcaatggtGGCGGAGGGTGCGGGAAGCGGGAAAGGGGGCGcggaaatgtccctcccgccaaatCTCGCGCCGGATGGGGGTTGAGCTCGGGTCGGCCTCCCAGCCCGTGAAGATAGAGGTTGGGGGAGAAGATTTGCCGCGCCCCGCAAAATTTTTTGCGGGCCGGGgcgttttgcggggtctgctcgTGCATATTTTTCGGCCCCGACCCGCAATTTGGCGGTTATTTTACGGGCCGGGgcgttttgcggggtctgctagagttgctcttaggtCGGTCGGGGAGACCGACTCGATTCGAGTTAACGCAACTAGCACATTTTCCTCTTTTTTTTACAATTTATCAAGTACAAGTTGAGTAGTTGACATATGAATAATCGTTTTTTTATGGGTGATAAATTGTACTATTACTCAAATCATAGTGTCCATCACCTAAAAAAACATAGTGTCCATACAATCAGCTAGAGCTAGCTCAACAGCAACATCTGGACCAGAACCAATCCAAGTCATGGCCCGTCCATCTAATATAGCATAACTAGTTAAGCTATCGCTAACTTATTTTAAAAGCGATTTACATGAGTAATACAAGAAACATGAATTCCCATAAGGTAATTGAGATCTCCTTAACTATCAAAGAATATGTCATTCTTATGTTTGAAATACCTAAActtgtttattttcttttatcCTCTCTTCTTTACCGCACAAGCCACAAATCCAATTCCATTTATCTCTCCTTGTTAACATGAGCACTTCCATTTTCGAGCAACTTGATATTCCCTGACAAAGACACGTGAGCGTATGAGTCGATTCGAGAATGATCTTTGTCGGTTGTAAGGTGTTTCACAGAAGGGTGGAATTGCTCAGTGATTATACATATATGCATAGAGCAAGCATTGTAGAGAATAACGATAACCACATAACAACACACAAGTCAAGTTAACATCCTCAAATTGATTCGTAGACGCCTATGAGCTATGAATAAATAAGATGCATGCACGTCTAAAGAATTTTGGATGAGCTATGTATCATCCATGAATTACTCTCGCACACATGCACCCTTGATTAATTGCGATTGGTTGTTTCAACCCATTGCAGCTATCAGCTATAGCACTTGCCACTTGGTGTGTTTCTCTTTCTCTGCAAACGGCGAGGCAACCAACACAAAAACTAACCAGATGGAAAAAATAATATTGGCCGCCCTTATTTGGTAAAAAACAATAATTCTTGTTATGTATACAGAATATAAAAAACATAAGCCATATATATAGGTGCTGCCCATGCACTAGAGCCGAGAATTTTCTATTCTTCGCCTATATCAACAGTCCCTTTTTTTGAGAATATATAGCAACACGTTTTCACTATAACGCCGAGGTGTACGCTCACAAGGGCCGGCCAAACTCAACAGGTCAGGATACTgggcttttttattttattttcggtcATCTCCAtcggttttctttaaaaaatcCTTGATTATTTCGGTCTATATTTTGTCTTTTTACGTTCTTATAATACATAAATACTTTTTACTGCATACACATTTTTTAAATCCATGAATAGTTGTTTAACACCcatgattttttttacattttatgatttttttagaTCCAGGAACTTTTTTAAAACTCATGAACTTTATAAAATATATGGACATATCAAAAATTGATGATGAATATTTTCAAAATCGTGATCTTCTTAGATAATAAAGTTTCAATTTATAAAAAAACTGATAGAATATTTTTTGTAACTATTTTTCTTTGGCTAACAAATGTACAATACTTTTCTTCGACGCTCGAGAAGCAGCGAGAGAATAAAAGGTTAAAGCATATTGGTAGGCTCATATAGGCCTCATGTGTGTTTGGGGGTCTATTCCGTGCACACAACATGGAATCGGAGCTCCCCATAGCGCGCGAATCTAATCCCATGCTTACCGTGGGGGGTGCCGAGCAAACACGTACCGCCCGCATTATAATTGGGCTGGACCAACTTGGCCTttgatattttttattatttctggtgttcgttgtaTTGCCATAATCGAAGATGAATAGATCGGATGTTTTCCCGCAAcaaagaactttttttgaaaaattTGATGAACATTGTATATATTCATGGACATCTTTTAAATTTATGAACTCATTTCTTTTAAAATATCATGATATTTTTTAAATACCCAACCATTTTTTAAATTCAGAAGTGTTTTAAATGGACGAGAATTTTTTAATTTAGTTTtttcatatatttttatttttttctctctaattttttgtTTAGATAACCCGGCTTAACACTGGTTGACACAGGAACAAAGAAACCGCTGCCGGTTCCCTGTAAAAAACCAAAGGGAGGgaatttttttttgagacaaaccAAAGGGAGGAAAAGAAACCACAAATTCACTAATGGGCCGGCTCACACTGTGGGTGCATCTATAGAATGGGCCTCGGAAGTGGTAGGTCTGCTCCCGATCCTCAGCCTATAAATGAGAACGACACTGACCGGTCTAtcgcccaaaccctaaccccACTTCCTCCACATTTCCGATCTCGCTCCGCCCCGCAGAAAGCAGCGAGAGTCGACTTCAAGGTACCCCAGGAGCTCTTTTCTCTTGCGTATATCACTAGTCACTAGACTAGAGTGTGGCGTACTGTCATGGTGAATTTGTGACGATGTGGGGTTATATATTTACGTCCATTGGACTGGGATTTATAGATAGGCAAGGATTTTTGATACTTCAAGGTGCGTTGCTCATCTCATCATGTACATATGATCCGTTAGATCTAAGGGTTTTGATAGATAGGCAATTAGTATTGTTCATCGTTTTCTCCTTCGGATGAAACCCCTTTTTAGGCATGAATATTTCTTCTTATACGGATCATGCAGAAGTTGGATTTTGTAAAAGTTATTATTATCAAAAGTAATTTATGAATAATAGCAAGATAATTATATGTCTGAATTGGTCAACCTCTGTGACTAGATGGATTTTTTATGTTGCTTCTAAGACGTTACCTGTTGGAAGTGTAAATAAAAGCTGGGCGATCCATCTGCTGCATACTCTCTTTTTTTGATAAATAAACATGGCATACATTGTAGCAATTCTGAAGATTGCGCTAACTTAGCTTCTGTAACGTTAGTCTTCTTTGCTGATTTGGCATTTGCCTGTTCTGTTATTCCAGTAGAAAAAGTGTTAGTTTTCTTTGCGGGGTAAATAAGTGTCAGTTAACTCACAGCTTATCTCTTCAGTGTATGCACACAACTAAGTGAACCATGATATTCTTATTAGTGCTTGTTGGAAATGTAGACGATTTTCTATTATTGTTGCACAACGCTTCAAATGGAAAACCTTCTAAACACTAAGTTATGTACAAAAAAAGCTTGTTGGAATTGTtgacaatttttttattgttctGCACAACGCTTCGAATAGAAAAGTGTCTAAAAACTAATTAGTTGTGTTTTGTTTGCCTTTCATTCAGGATGCACATCTATGTCAAGAATCCGACCGGCAGGACGATCCGCCTCAGGCTCCATAAATCAGACACCTTGTATAGCGTCAAGGCGAAGATACAAGAGCAATACCGCCTCGTCTTTGACGGGACCCAACTAGAGGACAGCTGCACGCTAGCCGACTATGAAATCGAGCATGGATCCACGATCGACCTCCAAGAGAAGATGCAGATATTCGTGACAGAGATGCCGGCTGCTAGGACCATGGCCCTTGAGGTCGACAGCCACGACACCATCGACAGCGTCAAGGCCAAGATCGAGTACATGGAAGGCTTCCCCAAGGGCCAGCAGTGCCTCATCTTCGCCAACAAACGGCTGGAGGACGACAACCTCACCTTGGCTGACTACAACGTCTGGAAGGACTCGACCCTCCTTGTCCTCCAGCCATTTAGTCCGCGAGAAGGTATGGGTATGATGCGCATCTTCGTGAATAAAAAGGGCAAGACCCTGACCCTTGATGGGGTTGCAAGCTCGGACACTGTCGATAGTATCAAGGTGAAGATCTACAAGAAGGATGGCACTAGCCCAATACAACAGAACCTCTTGTTCGACCGCGAGAGGCTGTGGGGCGACCGCACCATGGCGGACTACGGCATAACCGGGGAGGatactgttgaggatatagctatcggtgtaacccgcccaagatgggccgggttacgttggAGCAGCTCTTCGTTCAGAAGCCCAAGAACAGGTTACGGATGGCGGTTTAGTAGTAGGTCTAAGGCCCAGAggtgacttaaggcccgtagtggtaaaccgccgttgtggcatgacttgtagtgtaaggcaagaatagttaagagtccaagccggacacagtttatgagccggccgggactctgagagccgctgggcgttaacctttctatataaagggacgactcggcggcggttcaggacaagtaagatcagatcgatagtcaggcagagcggtttagctcctggttaTCGAAACgctaagtaattccacctcaattggagtaggcttttaccttcaacgtaaggggccgaaccagtataatcctcgtgtcctttgtcccgtttaacccctttaagcttcctagctgcgatggctccacgactaagtccttgcacgaggacatctgccgtgacaattccacgacagttggcgcccaccgtggggccagcgcacggtggatttgagttcttgaagggcagcttcgaagggctcaagggatacgccgtgggccggatgaccaagagtcgtcgcggcaagctctacatcgacgatgcaagctgggcccccgacgccggctcaatcgagtacgggtaccgggtccccttcggcggaatccacgttttcattgggaAGATTGGCGagtcgggccctgagccggacctctgcgccgacctcatcgagacggctcagcgtgcgagacccgcccggactctgcctgccttgaagcgtgctttcgtgggatgcgtccatggaggactctctgaaggatctggatctggcgatgagacggccgctcgctctgacggcgagtcgtccacagatgagaccaactcgttatatcaacttcaagatggcaggctcaggggttgttccgatggcgacagtattccggacccctttgagccgcccagccgggttggaatcttcatggccggcgcacaacctgttcaaaaccccgccgctggggcagggggccctgcgcactcgccggctcaggtgctaatggatctcacagataagatgacggccctgttaaccgctacggtcgtcccagcggatcaagctcaacatgatgcagaggtggcacagttaaagctggatatagcaagagccaaggaagatctggcagcggaagggatcaggatggctgcagagcgggcggctctcgacgcccagactcagttgattcaggcgcagtctttccgactcacgatggatcagaacgcatccaatgagatcatgagaaggaggcatcagaaggctcaatctcgactccctccggtttacgatcctcgaaacctcttcaacacgcctggtgcagggcccagtaacccgccagaaatcacggcacccggggctggaacgccgattcagccgcaagtgatggggcctccccgtgtgaacactaccccgcctcagtatgtgccaataccaccgggtcattatgccaacccgttggaaaacatgatcgccgcagcggcgcgactggcggctctcccagtcgagggcgactctccaacggcggttgaaacccgccgggtcagagaacttcttcagacggctctagcgcaacaggaggcatattcatatagccgggacaggattcattcaacccctcgtccaggccggagcccaagttatagcagacacatggtttcagcgactggctcaagcaacgtccggcgccgtgacttgccagctggccacggcccggcacttaatggagcctttaacacggtagaccaagacagagcacgacaagaggcggag
The Aegilops tauschii subsp. strangulata cultivar AL8/78 chromosome 3, Aet v6.0, whole genome shotgun sequence genome window above contains:
- the LOC109763157 gene encoding polyubiquitin 11-like, with amino-acid sequence MHIYVKNPTGRTIRLRLHKSDTLYSVKAKIQEQYRLVFDGTQLEDSCTLADYEIEHGSTIDLQEKMQIFVTEMPAARTMALEVDSHDTIDSVKAKIEYMEGFPKGQQCLIFANKRLEDDNLTLADYNVWKDSTLLVLQPFSPREGMGMMRIFVNKKGKTLTLDGVASSDTVDSIKVKIYKKDGTSPIQQNLLFDRERLWGDRTMADYGITGEDTVEDIAIGVTRPRWAGLRWSSSSFRSPRTGYGWRFSSRSKAQR